Genomic window (Takifugu rubripes chromosome 1, fTakRub1.2, whole genome shotgun sequence):
CAGAAAAAATACAAGAtggtttattatttttatttgatgcaTTTGAATTGACACTGCGCGTGTCTGAACCCGCGCTCAGGTCATATCTGGGCTGCTGCGCATTGGTTTGGCGCATGGACGCACCTGTCCGTCAACAAGTTGTGAAGTCGAAGTCTAAACCCGGTTAAAGTTTGAGAAAGCATGCTCAGAGTTACAAAGTGGCCCGGGGTAGACCAGGTAGACCAGAACCATGGAGAGCTCACCGGGACTTTAAGCCACGCCCCCGGCTCGCTGGATTGGACCGACGAGGCGGCAACCGACGCGCAATTGTGATGCAGAGTGAAACCAAATGTGGACATGTTAATGTAGCCAAAGATGGACCTCCCGCAGATCGAGTGCCACCGTGTGAAGCTAATTTTGGCAGAGAATTGTTTAATGCCAATTCAGTCCCATCAGTTAGTGGAGATTTAGTCATAAATGCCTGCTTATTCTGATGTCTGTGATGAAGTTGGGTGCTGGTTAATTAACGCGATGCTTTGTTTGGCTTCCAGATCGAGTTCTCCCCAGATCAGATTGAAGGTGAGTATTCCCAGTTCAACACTCCAATTCCAGAAATTGCTATTTATCCAGGGATCATTGAGGACAGTCATGTAGAGACAACATTTCATCTGGAATGCATCCAGGGCTGCAGCGCTCATGTGTCTCCTTCACTGGAAAATTCACCCCCAGAGTAGATGCACGGATTCATTATAAAGATATGACGCGGCAAAGCTTCCAGACTATTCCTAAAGTCACAAATCATGCCTCTTACGTACATCCGATTTGACATTTTCGGGAATGAGTCTACCTTCATCAGCCTAATGGCGTCACACATCGTTTGTTCCAGTCAAGCTAAACCGATTCAGGCAGAATCCCATTTCTGGCGGCAActtttcctgctgtgtgtgaaATCCGAAAGAGAATAATAAAGACGGTCCGATCAGTCACATCCAAGACTCCAACGTTTGAGATTAGCTCAGTGGCTCAGAGAGCAGATGGTTATTTCTGTGTGTTGACATTCATTGAGAATAACAGATGTCTTGAAACCCGATCATGGCTGCAGAGCGTGCGAGTGGTTGATTCCAAGTAAACTGTGCGACCACAAACAATGTCGTCGCTTTTgcctttttcttaaaaaaaaaattgttaaaAATCCCAATGCAACTATTTGCAAGTAGCTGAGTTTGCGAGCGGGATCAGTGCCTGATCTGCCCACTTTCAACCCAAACACAACCAGGTTGTGAGCAAATAAAGGTGCATTCGCTGTGCCCGAGTCGGGCTTTATCCAGGAGCGCCACAGCACGAGCCCATTGGAGAAACTGTCATTAAACAGCTGCATTTTTAACTCGTTGGTTTCGGGGATTGTTAAAAGCACACCTGATGGTTGACCGGAGGTTTCAGAGGAGGTTTGTGCCCTTCCGGCTGGGAGCAGTGGGCCTGATCTGTCGTCTGACTGGCTGCCCGTTCCACCCGCAGTCAGCGTTCCCTACTTTTGCTCAGCTCGCCCACAGAGGGCCTTGCCTTTTAAAGGAGGGGGCTCATATTCTCAGCTATGTTTATCAATTCCAAGGTGGTCTTttaaaagagttggtggccttgATGAGAGCAGGGGGAGAAAGGGGAGACAGCTGAGATGGAAATAGTGTGACGGGTGACGGAGCTCGACAGCCAATTCACCCCCAAAATACCACAACCTGCCCTGTAGTGACATAATGCCCCTGCCAGTCAGgggacagacccccccccacaaacacttGCAGCTACTCTACTACATTGTACAAAACGTTTAAAATCATGAGGTTTACAGGCAGAAATGGGCTTCATTCAGGCAATGTGTCCTTTGCAGACTACAGGGAGGCTTTCGGACTCTTCGACAGAGTGGGAGACAACAAGGTGGCTTACAACCAGATCGCCGACATCATGCGCGCTCTGGGCCAGAACCCCACCAACAAGGAGGTGACCAAAATGCTGGGAAACCCCAACACTGAGGGTAAGCTGCACCCGTGTTCATCCTGACAGCTTAGCTGGGGACGGAGTTCAATGGGAAGAGGTTTGATATCTTCTGATAGGTGCAAATATTCAGACAATAACAGACAGTTTCAGACTGGAACACAACTTCTGTTCATTTCCTTCTACTCTGAGCTAGTGGGTCAGTCTAGTAACGAGTGGCTGAATCAAACTGACGTCTTCTTGAAGGCCATGGTGGTCGTGCCATCAGTTCAGCCACTTTTCACAGTTCAGAGACATGCAATGGATGCATGATTCCAGTATATATTGCAGATTTTGAGCCAGTGCTGGTTCGATAGCATCTTCGGGGTCTATAGATTCcctttaaaacacttttttccACGATATCTTTCCAGAGATGCTtaatgtgtgtgggggtgtgttttCTGCAGACATGGCCAACAAAAGAGTCGAGTTTGAGGGCTTTCTGCCCATGCTCCAGACCATCATCAACAGCCCAAACAAGGCTGGCTTTGAAGACTACGTTGAGGGTCTGCGTGTCTTCGACAAAGAGGGCAACGGCACAGTGATGGGCGCTGAGCTGCGCATTGTGCTGTCAACACTGGGTGAGTCCAGGCGATAGCGCGTCCGCCTGCGCGCTCGTTTCTGCGGGTCAGTAAAACCGCGTCCTCTggctccccctgcaggagaGAAGATGAATGAGGCTGAGATCGACGCTCTCATGGCCGGACAGGAGGATGAGAACGGCTGTGTCAACTATGAGGGTAAGCCAGCACTCTCAGAGTTTCCTGCTTCAGATGGAACCCTCTCGTCCTCACTGGTTTGTCCCCTCCGCTCTTTCCTgtcgtcctgctgcagcctttgtcAAGCACATCATGTCTGTGTAAGGACGCCGTCACCGCCGACCATCGTACACGTGCAGACTCCATGGTGTCGCGACATCCACTCACTGTTTCCTGTACCACCCGAGGAAGCAGGGGAACAAAAAAGGACTATGCGATGTCAATTTCTGAATCCTtttgattttgttctttttttttttttttggtccaaatggtgctgttttgtttttctgcctccctCCAGCACTTCTGGAATCGGCCCCCATTCTcattggctttttttttgttcatctctcatttttttaatcatcactgGTTTTTCCAGTGGAACAGTGATATTCTCCTCAATCACATGGCACAAAGACGAGCATCCTCTCCCGTCcaaaccctttttttctcctccaatCTCTCTGTGAAGTGACTGGTTTTGACCAGGACTGGCTCATCAACATGAATCCGCTCCATCCCTAGGTCTTAACTTATTGTACCCTCTTTCATTTCACAATAAACTTTTCACAAAgtttcatttccctttttctaTTTGCTCACTCCACAGACAGATTAGTGTTTAAGAGAACAAATATTGTGGAGATGTCCTTCTGAAACCCTTTTAAAGCAAAATTtgaagctaaagctaatttAATATCAggtttatataaaaaaaatgcacaaaatgtTAGTAATATAATTAATATTACTGTCAATTGCATTATTCTGCTTAGCAATAGAGACCTTaaaaagcttaaaaaacaagtaaataaaTCAGAAGCACAAGTAGgcagcatttttctgcttttaaatgaaGCTACGCTCACTGAAATAAACTAGCTAGTGTATTGGCTGGTACATGTAGCTTCAAGTTAAAATTCCAACCCAAAGTTAAATGATCTGATAGAAGACACGACGCCCTCGTCACGTTTTGCCCTTTTTATTGTCGTTAATTATTGTAATTGGTGTCATATCAGCAAGAGAAAAACTGCGTACATCCACTTGACCTTTGAAATACATTTACAGTTGTCTTAGGGGAGAGCGGGAGGCGGCACACGCAGATGAGGGGGCTGCGGAAGAAACACAAAAGCCAACAAACATTTGCAAGTGAGGGCAGTAAAAAGCCGGGAGGCAGGATATACCACAAACAGTGCCTGAAaaagaagaattaaaaaaaaaaaaactaggaTCACTCAAACATTTTATTCCTAACAGATGTAACATGATCCGAGCTATTCTGATCATtggttttttcttcatttgtctattttttcttttcttttttcaaaatatttGTCCTACTTTCTTCTCCCATATATTGCAAGAAAAACATCCAGGTAGCGTACGTCGCAAAAAACAGCAGGGTCTGTAccaaacgcgcacacacacatacacacacacgcacacacacacagaggaattTCAGCAGCTGCGTCGTCCATAAATGTAAGGCTGCGCGTttggaccccccctccctcggtGGTTCCCTCAGCAACACGAGCCGACgtcggcccggcccggcccggcccggcacAAGGAGGGGACCCGTTTGGTTCCTGTTATCTGAGTGTGTGCAGCTGTAAAGACGAGGATGAGCTCCAGAGCCTCAAAATGACGCTCGCATTCCTTTAGCAACACCGATTCGGCTGTCTGACATTGTCACCAAGCATTACACTGTAAACAACTAGCAACTACAAAACATGAACTcgttgatttttttccttttttttttaaacccaatAATCGAGGAAATAACTTAGTAAAATCCATTTTAAGATTACAAAATAGCCTTTTTTTTCATATTGGAATCGATACATGCTTGTCATAACATGACCTAGTCCTTGCAGGAATGACATTTTACAggagtagttttttttttaagccatattttcacttccttttattttgaaggacaTGTAGATGACAAACACCTTGTATTTATATGTATTTCTATATATATTTGCTAGATATATTATATAGATGACAAGGATGGCTTGCAGCAAAGATGCTTGGTTTAGTTCAGGGGTTTGGCGTCCATGCACGTTTACTGAGCGAGGAGAACGCGTGCTGGTTTTGGCCATGTTACTTAGCAAttaaagtagaaaaaaaaaaaggctagcGTCTTAAAAACACTGATCCCAGACCACTCAAGCTATGACCTGGTCCCTATTTGGTAGAAACTACTTTTGTCTAAGACCAGTGCAAAAACTCAACTATTCTATGCGACATCATTCAACAGAAAGAGAGGCCGAGAAAACCAATTGGAAACAGCGAACATCTGGATTTCAAATTACTTCTAATTCCAGTCTCTAAGAGTTAGGAGATCACGAACCGGAGGTGTTTAAAGGTCACGGAATAGCTGGAGTTCGGTGTCGGGAAAAGTCTGGAGGGGTTTTGGGGGGAGGATGTCCGGAGCCGAGGAGCAGGAACCCGCGGTTCCAGCCCTCGCTCGCTCACAAGCCCTGCTTGGCCAGCGCTGCCGACACGTCCTCAGCTAAGGTCACCAACTGCGGCGACTCCACCATGTTGAGGCTCCCGGAGGACGATAGGTGGCTGTCCCGCTGGTGCTGAGGGGAGACCAGCCCGGACAGACCCGGAGACTGGACGACGATTTCCGCGCCATGGTCCACTTGGGCTTTTGCTTGGTCACGGAAGGTCAGCCGGTGGGTCTCGATCTGACGGACAGGGAGAAGTAGATCAGAGACGGCCGCAGCTTTAAGGTCAACACTGCCGACCCGTTAGAGAAAGCCTCCACATTATCATCTCAGAATTCtgaataaaataagacaaaggCAATAGTTTGGAGGATttattggggggaaaaaaacctcagaAATTGTGAGGAGCTTCCAAAACCTCGTCTTTATTTTGTAGATACAGTAACGGACGTATGgatgattcccccccccccggtatTCTCTTCACCATGAAAAAAATAACATGCTATTCTCTAAACTCTACATTGAAACATCTTTGGTTACAGGAAGCAGCTGCGTTAGGAGCTCTACGTAGCGTAGGAATGATGGGAGCTGGATCTACTCAAGCATCAAAAACCTTTGATCCATGTGGACATACAATAATAACAGGAACAATAGTAATTAATAATAAACTGCAGGATTCATCAGCCTTTAAAGGTGGCAGTTTGTATGACATGCTCAGCTAACCAACGTGCACTAAAGTCTCTAGTGGTGCCTACTTTGGGATCTCAGAACTGCCCTGCAGTCGGGGCGGATTTAGCCCCCTGAGGGCTTTTTTAGGTCGTTTCGTGTGAAGTAAAAATTCTGAGAGCTGTAGAGGAGTTCCTGATGTGGAGTAGGACTGCTGAGGCTTTGAGTTGGCAAGAGAACCAAAGCAAAGTCTCAGGATCCAAAGTCCGGAGCGCCTTAAACTACCGTTCTATTGGTCCTATTCACTCACCATGATGTGGCCTCCACCGGGAGTGTGGTGAGCATTTTACAGGGAACCCACCTTTGCTTGGGCTTTGTCTCTGAAGTCCAATTTCACAGTCTCTATGCGCACGTTACCGCCCCCTGAGAACAGAAGAGAGGCGTGAAAACTGCACAGAAGCTTTCGAGGCAGGAAGTCAGCGGACGCGCACTCAGAAAGAGGAACGTCCAGCATGTTTGAGGTCCGTTGAGCCAAAGCAGCATCCTGCTTGTTAAACATCATCACGACAGCAGCCCGTTAGCCCTCATGACCTCCTCTCCTGGCATCTGCTTGACGAGCAGCGGGGCTCTGCCAGTCAAGCAAGAACTCGTTCACACTCTTGGGCTGCACCCGCTGCAGATATATCTGGAACCGCACGTGCACGACTCGCCTGCAGCTTCTCAGCTCCAACAGAGGTGTGCGGATGTTGCttccaggaaacacacacactctgttgaCCATGCATCAGCCATGTTTACTCGTGTTTGTGTGATGTGAGCGAGCAGCTACAGATGGAAGAGGGACTGATGGAACTTTATTAAAATCCTTTTGTGACTTGGACAAAAAACTCAAGGTCAGCGTTGTCATCAAATAGTCAGAAAGTGGCCGGTAGGGGGAGCTGCAGGACATCACAACAATGTGTGCGcgcgcgagtgtgtgtctgtttgtgtgaggGGGGCTTCACATAAAACATCATCTAACCAGTCCACCTAAAGTGAAAAAATCAATCATTTGCTAATTAACACTCGCTTCTCTCTGGTCCTGAATTATCCCTTTTAATAGGAGAGATTGTGACAAAACTACAGCTGCAGTCCTTCACAAATTTGTGCCACAACAAGATCCCAAATGCTGACTGTGGATTTGTTTAAATCCTGTCTGTTTGACAACAGCTGCCTTAATTTCCATGCAGAGGAACCCCTGAATAGGAGTTATTGTACTATATAAGTCCCTGCACCTGATAAACCCTCATATTCAGTAATATCATCAGTCCTCCCTTTGAAAACTCCTTCTCAAAGCTGCTTAGtcgaaaaaataataaaataaatcaaaactgaGAAAGCGAATCCTCTCTGAGAGTCTGTATTAATAGAAAAAGTTAATATCTCATGCGTGTCCCTCCCCGGCCGATACCCAATCACAGCTTCATGAGCGAGGAAGCCAAAAATCCCAACACCTCCCACACTCCGGCGCCTGCAGACAGATCCATGAGCTGTCAGTCCAAATGCAAACGCCTCTGACAGATCAGTTACCCGTCTTCATTAGACCGAGTGCTTGAGTcactttcattgttttgtttgagTGGTACCGGTTTGGGGCCGCGTCCTCATTATTGCCGCACGCATGCGTATATTTTTATTTCACGTTTTAGACTGCGTTGTGTCTCCATCGTATCCGTGTCTAGAGATACAGCCTGTATTGTTCCGTTTTCTCTCACACATTTTACAGCCAAATTTTCAATCTGTTGCCTCGCTAAGTTAATATTAGCCCCTGAAGGGAAGACGGGTTTTAGGAGCTAGCAAACTAGCAAAGGAAATGTGATGTGTAGCATTGAAAATGTGCACGACTGAACTCTTGAACCCGGGTAACAGTGACTCAGCTGACTCAGGCTCATGTTTGTCGACTTGGACTGTGAAGGTCACAGACTTGAGGCATCAAACCAATgtcatgtttgctttttgttaCCTGGCCGATGATGGATGTTGTCTAGAGAGCCGCATTTGGAGGTCACATGGCTCAGGTCAATCTTCTTGTTCTGTATTTGCACCTGGAAATGGGGAAAAAGTAAACAAAGGCATCGGAATGAatcaaaaacaagacaaaacaagGGCTGTTTCCCTCAGTTTAACACAAATCCAGATGCTTATTGATGACAGTAAACTGTTCCGTGCCATGGCAGATTCAGAAAACCCCTAAAACCATGGCAACGTGCATATACGAATGACAGGTTGTGATTTAAAATGCACAGAGGAAATTGTCCATAGGGAGGAGACAATAATTCACATCTATATGACACACCCTGGGGAACAGAAAGATACAGAATAATTCACAGAAATGAGAGAGATCTACTGGAAGTGAGTtctaaaacacaacacaaagagaaaagacaaatcATTATGAGACTGATCACTGGGACATGCAGGTGGTGAGACGTCCCAAGTCAACCATTGACCTTTAACTAGCGTGTATATAACCAGTGTTACTTAGATGTGTGTAATCCAAGAAGCAGGTCATGAGGAACATGAGAGCAACACACTTAACCTGATCGCCTACGAGGACACATGCAAATAAAAGACACACGAGTGTTTAAAGACAGAGACGCGGTGGTTTGTGTCAGCGTGGGAGAACATGAGGCTGCCCGTCGCTCGTCTCTCCGGCAACGCCGCCGTTAGAACAGCTTCACTAAATTCATTATGTTCAAGAGATCTTGGTTGGATGTATTTATCTATGAGAATTATAGCATCACTTCATTATCCAAACGTGCTAACGATGAAATTGTTAAAGCAGCTTCCCAATAACTGATTTATCTATTTGAGCAGAAATCtataattttttttcccaatattATTTTTTGCTGCACAATCTTAATAAAGTCTCACTTTTACtcacacctgagcagcacaCGCCAAATATGCTAAACTAGTTTTCACAGTACACACTGTACCCACAACTTATCACCTAAGATGGAAGAGCTCCATGCAGTATGTCGCGCTGCCTCTTGTGCTAATttaatacccccccccaccaccaccaccaccacctccgccATTTTTAATCCTTTAAGTCTCATGAAATAAACGTAAAACTCACAATTAATTTCTGTGATTCACTTTCTCGATTTTCAAATTGTGCTCCGCCAGTCAGTGTAGAAATTAATTAAACGTCACAGAATGGACAGAGCGGAATGCTCATAATCCTGGCAGGGAAATTAGCAGAGTCTGCTGGATTACCAGCGACAGGCCCTGTAATAAAGCTCAACTGGTGGAGCGCAGTGAGTCACCCAATCACCAGACGGAGGGGCAGAATTTGTCAATCCTGAAAAGGAAAGATGCAAAACTGCATCAAAAtaatcctggaggaggagacaaTCAGGCTCTTATATCAAATCCCCACACGGGGACACAACCCAACGTGTCAAGAACGTAAACTGTGAAGCTAAAGCtggatgaaaaacagaaaaacggTGACAtaacagaggacagagacacagcaacCACTGACATTAGGACAATGGACTTGCAGCACGAGACTCACGTTTCCACCTCCTGCCGAGTAGCCTCTCCTGTCCAAGGACCCACACCTAGATTTAACATGGCTATAGTCCATCTTAACATTGGGGATGAGAACCTGCAGGGGCGGAGGTGAGGAATGAAGTGGGAGAAGGCTTGGGCTTATCTGACATGTTCAAATGTTGTGCTCGTGGTGTCTGTGAGACTACAGCTGAGCTGTTCGGCACCAGTGTTGGGGGAGCTTCTGTGCACCAACACAACATGGATCAGTTACCGTTTTGTGGTCATAGTTGTCATGATTGGGGGGAAAGTTGCCCTCTGTTGCAGTTTTCTAACTTGGTGCTAACTATTAACAGCCCCCATTTCCTGCGGGGTTCCCCATGGTTCTGTTTTGGGTCCGCTCTTTATTTTACACTGTAAATGTTGAATTTGGGgtctaatttttaaaaacatgttatCAAACTTGGGCAAAACTTTCACCAACTTTTCTGAAGCCTGAAGCCAAGACGGAGATATATCTTAGCTAGCTTATACCTAAACCGTAGGTTTAAGGTAGGCTTATTTTGGTATACATTACCCACCTCCATGTCCAAATTTATTCAGTCTTTTAAGACTGTTGTAAATAATTTCTGTCTACGTGGCTCAGAACTGTTCAGAAATGTTGACCTCTGTCCCCTGACTCTTAAACATGGTTAAACTCACTCTGCCTGTGTTTAGATT
Coding sequences:
- the myl1 gene encoding myosin light chain 1, skeletal muscle isoform codes for the protein MAPKKDPKAPVKKEAPAKKAEAAPAPAPAPEPAPAPKPAAVDLSAVKIEFSPDQIEDYREAFGLFDRVGDNKVAYNQIADIMRALGQNPTNKEVTKMLGNPNTEDMANKRVEFEGFLPMLQTIINSPNKAGFEDYVEGLRVFDKEGNGTVMGAELRIVLSTLGEKMNEAEIDALMAGQEDENGCVNYEAFVKHIMSV